Part of the Cohnella candidum genome, CCGTCAAGATTTATTATGAGAGCCGTATCGCGCGCTTGGAGCTATCGGATACAGAGCGTCCAGTTATTGATGAGGAGTACGATGAGATTACCGAGTATCAGGAGTACACCCAGCAAGAGAAGCTGAAGTCCAGATGGGCTCGGCTTGAGGCACTTGCTGGTTCGGCGAAACGGATTAAACAAGTCGCCAAAGATATGGTTGAGCACTACGAGCTGCGCAAAGGGGCTACATTCGGCAAAGCAATGATCGTTGTCATGTCGCGGCGGATTGCCATAGATCTCTATAAAGAGATTATTGCTCTTCGTCCGGACTGGCACAGTGATGATGACAATGAAGGCAAAATCAAAATCGTAATGACTGGAAGCTCAAGCGATCCTACGGAGTGGCAACCTTATATCGGGAATAAGCGTCGTCGGGAACATCTAGCCAAGCGAATGAAAGATTTGAATGATCCTCTGGAAATTGTCATTGTGCGCGATATGTGGTTAACCGGGTTTGACGTACCAAGCATGAACACAATGTACATTGATAAGCCAATGAAGGGTCATAACCTTATGCAGGCTATTGCTCGCGTCAACCGCGTGTTTCGTGACAAGCCGGGCGGGCTAATCGTGGACTACATCGGTATTGCAGATTTGTTGAAGTCCGCACTCCAGCAATACACTGAAAATGATCGCAAGACTGCGGGGATCGACACCGATCAAGCTGTCGATTTCATGTTGGAGCGGATCCAACTCATTCGCGAACAATTGCATGGCCAAAATTTCTCGAAATTTGCTTCAGAGAAAGCATCTGAGCGAATGAAGGCTATTGTCGAGACTTTGGATTATGTGCTTGGGCTTGGCGATCAAGGCAAACGCAATTTTGTCAATTTGACAACAGAACTGGCCAAGGCTTATGCACTCTGCTCCACGACAGAAGCCGCGGAGTCCGTCAACTTAGAAATCAGCTTCTACAAAGCCGTAAAATCGGGCATCGTCAAAATAATCACGACAGAGAACAAGAAGAAAACGACAAATGAGCTGGATGCGGAACTGAACCAGTTGATCTCCAAGTCGGTTATGTCCGATGAAGTCGTCGATATTCTCGAAGCGGTTGGTTTGCAGAAGCCGAACATCGCGATTTTGTCGAATGAATTCCTGGAGCATGTTCGGGGACTCAAGCAGAAGAACCTTGCGGTTGAATTGCTAAGAAGGCTTCTTCAAGGCAAAGTGAAGGCGGTATCTCGTACAAGCATTGTTCAGTCAAAGAAATTCTCTGAGATGCTTGAGGAAGCTATTCGAAAATATAATAATCGAACTATTGAGACAACGCAGGTTATCGAAGAGCTGATCCAGATGGCCAAGGAGATGAACGCAGCCGTTAAGCGTGGTGAAGATCTCGGGCTCATTAAAGAAGAAGTAGCCTTCTATGATGCGTTGGCTTCCAATGAGTCGGCGAAAGAGTTAATGGGGGATCTAGTTCTGAAGCAGATTGCTCACGAGTTAACCCAGGCCATCAAGAACAATATTAAGGTGGACTGGACGCTTCGGGAGAATGTTCGGGCTCAAATGAGGATTACAGTAAAGAGACTCTTGAAGAAATACGGATATCCGCCGGATCTTGAGAAGATGGCAATTGATTTGATATTACAACAAGCGGAATTAATGGCTCAGGCTGAAACTGAGGAATTCAAATAATAACACACCTAGGCATAGCTAACATGAACTTTTCTTGTTTAGCTATGCCTATTTATTCTGGAGGAGAAGTTAATGGCAACTGATAAAGAAGTCCTGATACGAGAATACCTTAAGGCTCTAAATGAAGAGAATGCAGCTCTTTTTGCAGGCTGCACAATTAGTTAATGATAATTTCTCAGCGCTGGCTCAAATGAAAACCACAGCATTCTAACACAACTCCCTATTGATACTTATTGGACAACAAATTACGATCGGCTAATTGAAAGATCATTAATTGAGGCAGGTAAGAATCCAGACGTAAAAATAAAACAAAATGATTTTGCTCTCTTAAGCCTAAAAGGGATGCAATCATATACATAATTCATGGAGATATCGAAAGTGACGATGAAACTGTATTGATAAAGGATGAATACGGAACATTTCATGAAAAAAAATCAGTTATTTTCAATTGGTCTTAAGGGTGATTTGATTTCTAAAACCTTCTTATTTATAGGAAAAATAAACCTCAAGTCATATGCAGACTTGAGGTTTTTCCTATTCCATAACAATAATAGGATAGGCTAGTAAATCTGTTCTGTTATCGCAAAGAGGGGAGGCGGCTTACCCGTGACGAAAATTCTCGTGATTGAAGATGATAGGGAGATCAACCAACTCGTTACGAAATACTTGGAAAAAGAGGGCTTCGAAATTCATTCCGTCTATGACGGTAAGGAGGCGCTCTCGTATATAACCAATCATGAATACGGGCTTGTCATATTGGATTTGATGCTTCCGCAAATAGAAGGTCTGGAACTCTTGCGCAAAATTCGAGCCAAGGGAACGATCCCCGTCATGATTTTGTCGGCTAAAGACAGCGAGTTGGATAAAATCCGGGGGTTGGAGCTTGGAGCTGACGATTATATGACCAAGCCGTTTACCATCGGGAGCTTATTGCGAGGGTGAAAGCCCAAATCCGACGCTACAAGGTGTTTAATTCGGACGTTGCCGGTTCCGAAGCCGAAGTGATCAAGCATGGAGATTTGGAACTGAATTCGAACACGTACGAGGTCATGGTCGCCGGACAGAAAAAATCTTTGACGGCTAAGGAATTTGCCATCTTAAAACTGTTTCTA contains:
- a CDS encoding type I restriction endonuclease subunit R, whose amino-acid sequence is MTLYTTSYTESDLEQAALEWFEELKYNKGYGPEISPEGEYPERQFYQDVILNERLRDALIRINKHLPREAIEEAIRIIEVPRSPSLLINNKAFQKMITDGIDVQYRNVDGDYPTEKVWLFDTHPDRVDNNDFLVVNQFTVIENQVDKRPDVVVFVNGLPIAVLELKNASNEEVGISDAYNQVQTYKKAIPSLFTYNSFMVISDGVNARVGTLTADEERFMMWRTIDGEDVASSSLPQLEVLIKGMFEKGRLLDIIKHFVLFQTDGERLFKILAGYHQYHATNKAITATERATLEDGDRKIGVIWHTQGSGKSLSMVFYAGKLVLTLDNPTIVVVTDRNDLDDQLYATFSKSKDLLRQTPQHAEDRTHLKQLLSVESGGIIFTTVHKFAPEEGESKYPVLTDRRNVIVMADEAHRSQYGFQAEMVASDEEASIKYGYAKYMRDALPNASYIGYTGTPVELTDKNTPAVFGDYIDIYDMTRAVEDGTTVKIYYESRIARLELSDTERPVIDEEYDEITEYQEYTQQEKLKSRWARLEALAGSAKRIKQVAKDMVEHYELRKGATFGKAMIVVMSRRIAIDLYKEIIALRPDWHSDDDNEGKIKIVMTGSSSDPTEWQPYIGNKRRREHLAKRMKDLNDPLEIVIVRDMWLTGFDVPSMNTMYIDKPMKGHNLMQAIARVNRVFRDKPGGLIVDYIGIADLLKSALQQYTENDRKTAGIDTDQAVDFMLERIQLIREQLHGQNFSKFASEKASERMKAIVETLDYVLGLGDQGKRNFVNLTTELAKAYALCSTTEAAESVNLEISFYKAVKSGIVKIITTENKKKTTNELDAELNQLISKSVMSDEVVDILEAVGLQKPNIAILSNEFLEHVRGLKQKNLAVELLRRLLQGKVKAVSRTSIVQSKKFSEMLEEAIRKYNNRTIETTQVIEELIQMAKEMNAAVKRGEDLGLIKEEVAFYDALASNESAKELMGDLVLKQIAHELTQAIKNNIKVDWTLRENVRAQMRITVKRLLKKYGYPPDLEKMAIDLILQQAELMAQAETEEFK
- a CDS encoding response regulator — its product is MTKILVIEDDREINQLVTKYLEKEGFEIHSVYDGKEALSYITNHEYGLVILDLMLPQIEGLELLRKIRAKGTIPVMILSAKDSELDKIRGLELGADDYMTKPFTIGSLLRG